One Aegilops tauschii subsp. strangulata cultivar AL8/78 chromosome 7, Aet v6.0, whole genome shotgun sequence genomic window carries:
- the LOC109769404 gene encoding ribonucleoside-diphosphate reductase small chain, whose product MPAALSMVPACDAEEPLLAESSDRFSMFPIRFPQIWEFYKKAVASFWTAEEVDLSSDARHWDTTLSNDERHFISHVLAFFAASDGIVLENLASRFMSDVQVAEARAFYGFQIAIENIHSEMYSLLIETYIRDDVEKDRLFRAIDTIPAVRRKADWALRWIDGGERFAERIVAFACVEGIFFSGSFCAIFWLKKRGLMPGLTFSNELISRDEGLHCDFACLLYDILRGKLDESRVFEIVSEAVDIEREFVCDALPCALVGMNGDLMSQYIEFVADRLLMALGCKKLYNATNPFDWMELISLQGKTNFFEKRVGEYQKASVMSNLNGGAATQHVFSIDEDF is encoded by the coding sequence ATGCCTGCCGCCCTCTCCATGGTGCCCGCCTGCGACGCGGAGGAGCCGCTCCTGGCGGAGTCGTCGGACCGCTTCTCCATGTTCCCCATCCGGTTCCCGCAGATCTGGGAGTTCTACAAGAAGGCGGTGGCGTCCTTCTGGACCGCCGAGGAGGTGGACCTCTCCTCCGACGCGCGCCACTGGGACACCACCCTCTCCAACGACGAGCGCCACTTCATCTCCCACGTGCTCGCCTTCTTCGCCGCCTCCGACGGCATCGTGCTGGAGAACCTCGCCTCCAGGTTCATGTCCGACGTGCAGGTCGCCGAGGCCAGGGCCTTCTACGGCTTCCAGATCGCCATCGAGAACATCCACTCCGAGATGTACTCCCTGCTCATCGAGACCTACATCCGCGACGACGTCGAGAAGGACCGCCTCTTCCGCGCCATCGACACCATCCCCGCCGTGCGCCGCAAGGCCGACTGGGCCCTCCGCTGGATCGACGGCGGGGAGCGCTTCGCCGAGCGCATCGTCGCCTTCGCCTGCGTCGAGGGCATCTTCTTCTCCGGCTCCTTCTGCGCCATCTTCTGGCTCAAGAAGCGCGGGCTCATGCCGGGCCTCACCTTCTCCAACGAGCTCATCTCCCGCGACGAGGGCCTGCACTGCGACTTCGCCTGCCTCCTCTACGACATCCTGCGCGGCAAGCTGGACGAGTCCCGCGTCTTCGAGATCGTCTCCGAGGCCGTGGACATCGAGAGGGAGTTCGTCTGCGACGCGCTGCCCTGCGCGCTCGTCGGCATGAACGGCGACCTCATGAGCCAGTACATCGAGTTCGTGGCCGACCGCCTGCTCATGGCGCTGGGCTGCAAGAAGCTGTACAACGCCACCAACCCGTTCGACTGGATGGAGCTCATCTCGCTGCAGGGCAAGACCAACTTCTTCGAGAAGCGCGTCGGCGAGTACCAGAAGGCGTCCGTCATGTCCAACCTCAACGGTGGCGCCGCGACCCAGCACGTCTTCAGCATCGACGAGGACTTCTGA